A window of Pyrobaculum aerophilum str. IM2 contains these coding sequences:
- a CDS encoding geranylgeranylglycerol-phosphate geranylgeranyltransferase, with product MAVWKLIRGEHGVLAALASSASYLVAGGRDFFTLALLAASTFLAEAGLFAHNDLANLEEDRINRPHAPLVRGEVSAAAARALAYGSLLAGAALAAFIGPIPLVIYLIAAVFGVIYNARWKRVPVVGNFTVAFLTSMTYLYGMAAAGGASLLLLLLFASSLVANLGREFVKTAMDYEGDMKAGVRTLAVCVGPGKAAALGAWITAASTAFGFWLAYAALSGGFYLLALGAAATSIALIYFAVLALRGLWQKYRNGTLLAFGVTLVALVAEAVWRLSS from the coding sequence GTGGCTGTTTGGAAACTTATTAGGGGAGAGCACGGAGTGTTGGCGGCCCTCGCCTCAAGCGCCTCGTACTTAGTGGCCGGGGGGCGGGACTTTTTCACGCTGGCTCTGCTGGCCGCCTCCACTTTTCTCGCCGAGGCCGGCCTCTTTGCCCATAACGACCTCGCCAATTTAGAAGAGGACAGGATTAATAGGCCCCATGCGCCTCTTGTGAGGGGCGAAGTCAGCGCGGCGGCGGCGCGGGCTCTTGCCTACGGGTCTCTGCTGGCCGGCGCCGCGCTAGCCGCCTTTATTGGCCCCATTCCCCTTGTCATATATCTAATAGCCGCAGTGTTTGGCGTTATTTATAACGCCAGGTGGAAAAGAGTGCCGGTGGTGGGAAATTTCACAGTGGCCTTTCTCACCTCCATGACATATTTATACGGCATGGCCGCGGCGGGAGGCGCCTCTTTACTGCTCCTCTTATTATTCGCCTCTTCTCTCGTGGCGAACTTGGGAAGGGAGTTTGTAAAAACGGCGATGGACTACGAAGGGGATATGAAGGCCGGTGTGAGAACTCTGGCAGTATGTGTGGGACCCGGCAAGGCGGCCGCCCTGGGGGCTTGGATCACCGCGGCGTCTACTGCTTTCGGCTTTTGGCTGGCCTATGCGGCCCTCTCCGGCGGTTTTTACCTCTTGGCACTAGGCGCCGCGGCGACAAGCATTGCGTTGATTTACTTCGCCGTACTGGCGCTGAGGGGTCTGTGGCAGAAGTACCGCAACGGCACCCTACTGGCCTTCGGAGTGACTCTTGTGGCGCTGGTAGCAGAGGCGGTATGGCGACTGTCCTCATAG
- a CDS encoding HAD family hydrolase — protein sequence MATVLIDLDGTLLPLKAWNPVFAEISAIIAKRAGAAPEEVWMRVREKNLALMRRLDWRAFDWQQLFTSAAAELGVREVPDVVEVLHRHLPSFRLNDGAIEALAELREMGFRVEIATNGHASYQLPVIRQLGLDRLVDGVRTSDAYKCAKTCPEFFHNAQVMIGDNPVFDVYFPKRYGLRAIFFGDWSKEAPEYSRRLSIPAESTPPDEVIRTLKEAPEAVKRVMGKT from the coding sequence ATGGCGACTGTCCTCATAGACCTCGATGGAACTTTACTGCCGCTAAAGGCCTGGAACCCAGTCTTTGCGGAGATATCGGCAATTATCGCCAAGAGGGCAGGGGCGGCGCCAGAAGAGGTTTGGATGAGAGTTAGGGAGAAGAACTTGGCCTTGATGAGGAGGCTGGACTGGCGCGCGTTTGACTGGCAACAGCTATTCACATCAGCGGCCGCCGAGTTGGGGGTGCGGGAGGTGCCGGACGTTGTGGAGGTTTTGCACAGACACTTGCCAAGCTTCCGCCTAAATGACGGAGCTATAGAGGCCTTGGCAGAGCTCAGGGAAATGGGCTTTAGAGTAGAAATCGCCACAAACGGACACGCGTCGTATCAGCTCCCAGTGATAAGACAACTGGGTCTAGACAGGCTTGTAGACGGAGTAAGGACTTCAGATGCCTATAAGTGCGCTAAGACGTGCCCCGAGTTTTTCCACAACGCCCAGGTGATGATAGGCGACAACCCGGTCTTTGACGTCTACTTCCCCAAGCGGTACGGCCTCAGGGCTATTTTCTTCGGCGACTGGTCTAAAGAGGCGCCTGAGTATTCAAGACGCCTCTCAATCCCAGCGGAATCTACGCCTCCCGACGAGGTGATTAGGACTCTGAAAGAGGCGCCAGAGGCTGTAAAGAGAGTAATGGGCAAAACCTAG
- a CDS encoding 50S ribosomal protein L22: MPRHQSYSLSDEDIIELVFRNYGVKITPEQIARAYAPEQRMSWKKSVEVARFIKGMTLKQAKTWLEDVVKLKRPVPIKTFKKKQAHHATPWEGWPVAKWPVKVARRFLQVLENLENNARFRGLDVDRVVIVHAAAHKGFKIPNIMPRAFGRATRFDEQTVNVELVAVELPKEVLPKRYKLNLVKR; this comes from the coding sequence ATGCCTAGACATCAGAGCTACTCTCTAAGCGACGAGGATATTATAGAGTTAGTGTTTAGGAATTATGGCGTTAAGATAACTCCAGAGCAGATCGCTAGGGCCTATGCGCCAGAGCAGAGGATGTCTTGGAAGAAGAGCGTGGAGGTGGCCAGGTTCATAAAGGGGATGACGTTAAAACAGGCAAAGACGTGGCTGGAGGACGTGGTGAAGCTCAAAAGGCCAGTGCCCATTAAGACTTTTAAAAAGAAACAGGCCCACCACGCCACTCCTTGGGAGGGCTGGCCTGTTGCCAAGTGGCCTGTGAAAGTGGCAAGACGCTTTCTCCAAGTGTTGGAAAACCTCGAAAACAACGCCAGATTTAGGGGCCTTGACGTCGATAGAGTAGTTATAGTCCACGCGGCGGCCCACAAGGGGTTTAAAATTCCCAACATCATGCCGCGGGCCTTTGGCAGAGCCACTAGATTCGACGAACAGACCGTCAACGTGGAGCTGGTGGCAGTAGAGCTACCAAAGGAGGTCTTGCCCAAACGCTATAAGCTGAACTTAGTAAAGCGGTAA
- a CDS encoding 30S ribosomal protein S3 has product MSAPQRRLPVYKKILEENKKKWMIKEFLEYRLSKYGYIDSEILKTPLGTRIVIYAERPSRIIGRKGAIVKEISNILTTKLGVENPQIDVIDISKIEAPEMFPKVVAYRIANAMAKGVRFRRVMFVAIRQLMEAGAKGFEIVVSGKLSTERARFEKQTYGKLYKIGYDAKNRVRRAVVHVLLKPGIYGIEVRIAPATLQYSDEYKIKPPVRPEAVQQQS; this is encoded by the coding sequence ATGTCTGCTCCTCAGAGGAGGCTGCCAGTATATAAGAAGATTTTAGAGGAGAATAAAAAGAAGTGGATGATTAAGGAGTTTTTAGAGTATAGACTGAGTAAATACGGCTACATAGACTCCGAGATTTTAAAAACTCCCCTCGGCACGCGCATTGTGATATACGCAGAAAGGCCGTCGAGAATAATTGGCAGAAAAGGCGCCATAGTCAAGGAGATCAGCAACATATTAACCACAAAGCTGGGCGTCGAGAATCCTCAAATTGACGTAATAGACATATCTAAAATCGAGGCCCCCGAAATGTTCCCCAAGGTAGTGGCCTACCGCATTGCCAACGCCATGGCTAAAGGCGTGAGGTTCAGGAGGGTGATGTTCGTCGCAATTAGACAGCTCATGGAGGCGGGAGCTAAGGGGTTCGAGATTGTTGTCAGCGGCAAATTATCAACAGAAAGAGCCCGCTTTGAGAAACAGACGTACGGCAAGCTTTATAAAATAGGGTATGACGCCAAGAATAGAGTAAGGAGGGCCGTTGTCCACGTCCTTCTAAAACCCGGCATCTACGGAATTGAAGTACGGATTGCTCCGGCGACGCTTCAGTATTCAGATGAATACAAAATTAAACCGCCAGTGAGGCCGGAGGCCGTCCAGCAACAGTCGTAA
- a CDS encoding NosD domain-containing protein, which produces MNRVAQVVLEGNMNGIIVGGAGNIIKDSVVKNNRNDGVAIYGRNNVVANCYIITNGYSVKLLEADLSELHDNYIARNERGILVDRSDDVRVYNNRVEDNVYGLFLLNLNRALIYNNSENVKIGGAKAVWSVGPAPGTNILGGGVVGGNVWISPDGRGHSQRCPPRRDVPEICETPYVIDGNNVDKAPLAYPGPASKGGAWLLLGLSLAAVLIVFIILSRRRAEVLRRRDGKNLYTVWSLGRNVCSSEEAASI; this is translated from the coding sequence TTGAATCGCGTCGCACAAGTAGTTCTGGAGGGGAATATGAACGGCATAATTGTTGGCGGCGCCGGTAATATTATTAAAGACTCCGTAGTGAAAAACAACAGAAATGACGGAGTGGCGATATACGGGCGTAATAATGTAGTCGCCAATTGCTACATAATCACTAACGGATACAGCGTGAAGCTCCTCGAAGCAGATCTAAGCGAGCTTCATGACAACTACATAGCCCGTAATGAGAGGGGGATATTAGTCGACAGGTCTGACGACGTCCGCGTCTATAATAATAGAGTAGAGGATAATGTATATGGCTTGTTTCTACTTAACCTAAACCGCGCTTTAATTTACAACAACTCCGAAAACGTTAAGATAGGCGGCGCCAAGGCCGTGTGGAGCGTGGGCCCGGCGCCGGGTACTAATATTCTGGGAGGCGGCGTGGTGGGAGGCAACGTCTGGATTTCCCCAGACGGTAGAGGGCACTCCCAGCGGTGTCCCCCGCGTAGAGATGTGCCGGAGATATGTGAAACCCCCTATGTTATTGACGGCAATAACGTCGACAAAGCGCCCTTGGCATACCCAGGACCGGCGTCCAAGGGGGGCGCGTGGCTTCTCCTAGGCCTTTCGCTAGCGGCTGTGCTAATTGTATTCATAATTTTGAGTAGGCGGAGGGCAGAGGTCCTTAGGAGGCGTGATGGGAAAAATTTATATACAGTGTGGTCTCTGGGTCGCAATGTCTGCTCCTCAGAGGAGGCTGCCAGTATATAA